The following proteins are co-located in the Vidua macroura isolate BioBank_ID:100142 chromosome 29, ASM2450914v1, whole genome shotgun sequence genome:
- the VSIG8 gene encoding V-set and immunoglobulin domain-containing protein 8: MAGHGASLLLLLGVLPALLVAVRINGKGREVLYLAKGDSVKLGCPYVLEPEDNGPQGVGIEWIQITPERPSPENVFLSYQDHHVNYGSSGLQDRVAFVQTDPGQRDASIRVADLQESDTGTYQCRVKKNTVAVHEVIVTVQEKPAAPQCWSEGELIEGGSVLLRCFSRGGTAPLSYQWAKLAEGYGGGRLPSGALQGRAPGDLLIRSLTVAHAGTYQCRVTNRVGYSVCQLNLSPGPRCVPTAGGRQAGIIVGSILGSLLLLSLLGLLIWALIARYQRKECQRACSDCRSSTGGTMPRPCTACAHHSYSPHGISYMQCQHGDGDERAAALLCNEGMRHQVTCPAL; the protein is encoded by the exons ATGGCAGGGCACGGCgccagcctgctcctgctgctcgggGTCCTGCCAG CTCTCCTCGTGGCCGTCAGGATCAACGGCAAGGGCCGGGAGGTTCTGTACCTGGCCAAGGGCGACTCGGTCAAGCTGGGCTGTCCCTATGTCCTGGAGCCCGAGGACAACGGCCCCCAGGGCGTGGGGATCGAGTGGATCCAGATCACGCCCGAGAGACCCAGCCCCGAGAACGTG ttCCTGTCCTACCAGGACCACCACGTGAACTACGGCAGCTCGGGGCTGCAGGACCGCGTGGCCTTCGTGCAGACGGACCCGGGCCAGCGCGACGCCTCCATCCGCGTGGCCGACCTGCAGGAGAGCGACACCGGCACCTACCAGTGCCGCGTCAAGAAGAACACGGTGGCCGTGCACGAGGTCATCGTCACCGTGCAAG AGAAGCCGGCGGCCCCGCAGTGCTGGAGCGAGGGGGAGCTGATCGAGGGGGGGTCGGTGCTGCTGCGCTGCTTCAGCCGGGGGGGCACCGCGCCCCTCTCCTACCAGTGGGCAAAGCTGGCCGAGGGCTACGGGGGGGGGCGCCTGCCCTCGGGCGCCCTGCAAG GCCGTGCTCCGGGTGACCTCCTGATCCGCAGCCTGACCGTGGCCCACGCTGGCACCTACCAGTGCCGTGTCACCAACCGCGTGGGGTACTCGGTGTGCCAGCTCAACCTGAGCCCCGGGCCCC GCTGTGTCCCCACGGCAGGCGGGCGCCAGGCTGGCATCATCGTGGGCTCCATCCTgggctccctcctcctcctcagcctcctggggctgctcatcTGGGCGCTGATCGCCCGCTACCAGCGCAAGGAGTGCCAGCGCGCCTGCAGCGACTGCAG gagcagcacgggTGGCACCATGCCCCGGCCCTGCACGGCCTGTGCCCACCACTCCTACTCGCCGCATGGCATCAGCTACATGCAGTGCCAGCACGGCGACGGCGACGAGCGCGCGGCCGCGCTGCTCTGCAACGAGGGCATGCGCCACCAGGTCACCTGTCCCGCGCTGTGA
- the CFAP126 gene encoding protein Flattop, with protein sequence MTFLPRPPRGCPCRPPGGARAAVAGQRNMAGQYEDAFSPPRLRCWTVPRPPPKLPTPRPPTPFIANDRGHLLPHVRRSQVSPWGTFLGTWDMPARIPPARLDLSARQPRAAARLARERPPRLSTACNGLRTRVTGKLQKPWDTEPSGKEQGGPSGGPVAPNPGDNPEGGPCPQNPPGGGPCPQNPPEGGPCPQNPPGGGPCPQNPPCSGPPPSS encoded by the exons ATGACGTTTTTGCCCCGCCCCCCCCGCGGGTGCCCGTGccggccgccagggggcgcgcGCGCGGCGGTTGCCGGGCAACGAAACATGGCGGggcag TACGAGGACGCCTTCAGCCCCCCCCGCCTGCGGTGCTGGACCGTGCCCCGCCCCCCCCCGAAG CTCCCCACCCCGCGCCCCCCGACCCCGTTCATCGCCAACGACCGGGGCCACCTCCTGCCGCACGTGCGGCGCTCCCAG GTGTCGCCGTGGGGCACCTtcctggggacatgggacatgcCAGCGCGGATCCCCCCGGCCCGCCTGGACCTGAGCGCCCGccagccccgcgccgccgcccgcctgGCCCGGGAGCGGCCCCCGCGCCTGAGCACGGCCTGCAACGGCCTCCGCACCCGCGTCACCGGCAAG ctgcagaaacCCTGGGACACGGAACCTTCTGGAAAGGAGCAGGGGGGTCCCAGCGGGGGCCCTGTGGCCCCAAACCCCGGGGACAACCCTGAGGGGGGACcctgtccccaaaatccccctgggGGGGGACcctgtccccaaaatccccctgagGGGGGACcctgtccccaaaatccccctgggGGGGGACcctgtccccaaaatcccccctgCTCCGGgcccccccccagctcctga